ATTTCCCTTTCATAAAATCAACATCCTCATTCAGATTGCGGTGATCCAGTTTTTCAATAATATGATCTTTAATGATCTCGCTCAATTTTTTTACGTCATATACAAAGCCGGTGTCCGGATCAGGCTCGCCTTTTACGGTAATGTATAATTCGTAGTTATGCCCGTGCCAGTTCTTATTCGCACATTTGCCAAAAACCTGCTCATTCTGCGCTTCTGTCCAGGCGGGATTAAAAAGCTTATGAGCGGCATTAAAGTGTTCAATTCTTGTGAGATATACCATAATCAAAAATAAGTAAGCCGGTTTCCTCCGGCTTTTGAAGCTGGTTATCCGGTAAAAAAGATGCCACCTTCAAAAAAACAGACTGCAAAGGTAACATTTCCCCCAATTATAAAAATGCCGAACTTCGCGGGCAGAACATTTTTACCAAGATTCAGTTGTCAGAACGGTTAAAACCGGGCACTGACGCTATAGTGAAACGGAATATGCAGGAAAAAATATTATTGGTGGCCGCCACCGAACTGGAAATAAAGCCGTTAAA
The sequence above is a segment of the Niabella agricola genome. Coding sequences within it:
- a CDS encoding 6-pyruvoyl trahydropterin synthase family protein — protein: MVYLTRIEHFNAAHKLFNPAWTEAQNEQVFGKCANKNWHGHNYELYITVKGEPDPDTGFVYDVKKLSEIIKDHIIEKLDHRNLNEDVDFMKGKLCSTENLAIAIWNELTPHLPQGVLLHCIKLYETPRIYVEYFG